GTGGGCCCAGCGCGAGCTGCTGGCCGACCTCCGCGTCGAGGAGCCGTGGCTCGCCGACTACCCTCACGTGGCCTGGTACTTCCTGCCCGTGCTCATGTCAAAGGACGGCCGCGAGAGCACCCGCGAGTTCCTCCGCGAGTACGCGTGTGGCTTCCCCGACGCGGACCCCGACGAGGCGCTGTCGTACCTCGAATCGGTCCTGCACCCGGGGGACCTCGACGACTACCGCCACGAGATGGCGGGCAAACTCGGGACGAGCCAGCACGTCGACCGGACCCGGATGGCCTCGGCCATCTCGGAGTTCGCCGCGGCGAAGATACTCACCGACGCCGGCTACGACATCACCCCCGAGATCGAGGTGACGACCGGGCACTTCCTCGACTACCGGGCGAAGGGCCCCGACGGGACGAACGTCCTCGTCGAGGTGACCCGCCCCCGCTCGCCCTCGCGACGGAGCGCGAACACGCCGGTCGCGGCGGTCCGGGACACGGCGCAGGTGAAGACGAGCGGCCAGCTCGCGAACCACGGCGGCGGCGTCGTCATGTTCGTCGACTGCTCGAACTTCCGCGACGACCAGTGGGCGGCGGTCCGCGGCGAGCAGCCGGACGTCCGGCACAAGCCCGCGGTCGTCTACCGCGTCCGGCCCAGCGGGCACGTCGAGGGCTATCGGAAAGGCGACGTTCCACTCGACCTCGGCGACGCTATCGAGTGGGTGTAAGCAGACCTCCCGGCGCGAGTGAGAACCCCGAGACGAGTGAGTGAGCCGCGGCGAGTTCAGAAGGAGAGCGTGTCCGGCGCGTGCGGGCTGCCGGTCGGCGTCGGGTCGCGGTCGGAGTAGCCCTTGCGGCCGATGGCACGCTCGGAGACGCCGCCGTACAGCGTGAAGCGAACGTCCTCCGGCGTCTCGAACGTCTCGTCGCACTGCAGGCGGTCCAGGATCTCCTCGACGGTCTCGGTCCCCTCACACAGCTCCAGCTCCTCCGTGCCGAGTCGCTCGCGGAGTTCGCCGGCTGTCATCGGGTAGGTCTGGGCGTCGATGCGGTCGTCGGTCCCGTTCTGGAACATGGGCGTACATGGATGAAAGATAATTATAAACATTGTCCATAATCGACCTTGGTGTCTCGGAGGGACCTTTGACTCATTAATGGTGATAAAACACCGTGTCGAAGAGGTTTCGGTCCCCCCTCTCGAAGCCCCGCGCATGGTGTATGCGGACCTCCACGTCCACACGACGAACTCCGACGGGCAGCTGGAACTCGACGAGGTGCCGGCCGCCGCCCGCGAGGCGGGCGTCTCGGTCGTCGCCATCACGGACCACGACCGGATCAGCCCCGCCCTCGACGCGCCGGTCACGGAGCGCGACGGCGTGACCCTCCTCCACGGCATCGAACTCCGGGTCGACGCGGGCGACCAGCGCGTCGACCTGCTCGGCTACGGCGTCCGCGAGACGCACGCGCTGACGGGGCTCGTCGAGCACATCCAGCAGGACCGCATCGAGCGCGGGCAGGCCATCATCGACTGCGTGGAGGACCGCCTCGACGTCTCGCTCGGCATCGAGGGCC
This window of the Haloarchaeobius amylolyticus genome carries:
- a CDS encoding DUF5789 family protein, translated to MFQNGTDDRIDAQTYPMTAGELRERLGTEELELCEGTETVEEILDRLQCDETFETPEDVRFTLYGGVSERAIGRKGYSDRDPTPTGSPHAPDTLSF
- a CDS encoding DUF5784 family protein, with amino-acid sequence MARPLRFRRSPERWHRDRVRQQLLSSLDQNIGAEMGTPHYRPPNGWEGVRFEMDNGDFALFVWNDDEAYWLGNTETPSALWRTNKYDWEEVPYLIARWAQRELLADLRVEEPWLADYPHVAWYFLPVLMSKDGRESTREFLREYACGFPDADPDEALSYLESVLHPGDLDDYRHEMAGKLGTSQHVDRTRMASAISEFAAAKILTDAGYDITPEIEVTTGHFLDYRAKGPDGTNVLVEVTRPRSPSRRSANTPVAAVRDTAQVKTSGQLANHGGGVVMFVDCSNFRDDQWAAVRGEQPDVRHKPAVVYRVRPSGHVEGYRKGDVPLDLGDAIEWV